A genomic window from Rhodococcus sp. KBS0724 includes:
- a CDS encoding NAD(P)/FAD-dependent oxidoreductase: MTIPVAPDSSSEPGPLPPLTMFGPDFPFAYDDYVSDPAGLGSVPDVAFGTEIAVIGGGLAGMIAAYELLRIGLKPVVYEADQIGGRMRSVEFDGYPGVVAEMGAMRFPPSSTTLFHYLGEMGLGTEEFPNPLAEVTPSTVIDLKGESHYAHTLEDLPPIFTEVAQAWARTLEESADLIPMQQAIRDRDTAEIKRIWNDLVVRYDDQTFYGFLAASKHFKSFHMREVFGQVGFGTGGWDTDYPNSILEILRVVVTAADDDHRGIVGGSQQLPLRLWNRSPAHMKHWPAGTTVSSLNGGKTRPRVTELRRTEPCRFTVVDAEGFIRTYASAVVTVQSWMLLNNIRCADDLFPIDHWTAIERTHYMGSTKVFVLVDRPFWKDKDPETGRDSVSMTLTDRMSRGTYLLDQGEGKPGVICLSYTWSDDSLKLLALNATERMEIMLRSLEEIYPGVDFRSHIISSPVTLSWETERDFMGAFKANLPGHYRYQERLFSHFVQSDLEPRHRGIFLAGDDISWTAGWAEGAIQTAINAVWGVVHHLGGSTPSENPGPGDVFADLAPIRLGD, encoded by the coding sequence ATGACCATTCCCGTAGCTCCGGACAGTTCCTCCGAACCTGGGCCGCTGCCTCCGCTGACGATGTTCGGCCCCGACTTTCCCTTTGCATACGACGATTACGTGTCAGACCCGGCTGGGTTGGGTTCGGTGCCCGATGTCGCATTCGGTACCGAAATCGCGGTGATCGGCGGCGGGCTGGCCGGTATGATTGCCGCCTACGAGCTGCTCAGGATCGGACTCAAACCGGTTGTCTACGAGGCAGATCAGATTGGCGGCCGAATGCGGTCGGTCGAATTCGACGGGTATCCAGGCGTGGTCGCGGAGATGGGTGCGATGCGCTTCCCGCCGTCGTCGACAACGTTGTTCCACTACCTCGGCGAGATGGGACTGGGGACCGAGGAGTTCCCCAATCCGCTGGCGGAAGTCACGCCGAGCACCGTCATAGATCTCAAGGGCGAGAGCCACTATGCACACACACTCGAGGACTTGCCGCCGATCTTCACGGAGGTCGCACAGGCGTGGGCGCGCACTCTTGAAGAGAGTGCCGACTTGATTCCGATGCAGCAGGCAATTCGGGACCGCGATACCGCCGAGATCAAGCGGATCTGGAACGACCTGGTGGTGCGTTACGACGACCAGACGTTCTACGGATTCCTTGCCGCGTCGAAGCACTTCAAATCTTTTCACATGCGGGAAGTGTTCGGCCAGGTCGGTTTTGGTACCGGCGGCTGGGACACCGACTATCCCAATTCGATCCTCGAGATCCTCCGCGTAGTCGTCACAGCAGCCGATGACGATCACCGAGGTATCGTCGGTGGGTCGCAGCAGTTGCCGTTGCGACTGTGGAACCGTTCCCCGGCGCACATGAAGCACTGGCCGGCCGGTACGACGGTGTCTTCGCTGAACGGCGGAAAAACCCGGCCGCGTGTCACTGAACTGCGACGCACCGAACCTTGCCGTTTCACGGTGGTCGATGCCGAAGGTTTCATCCGAACATATGCAAGCGCCGTTGTCACCGTGCAGAGTTGGATGCTTCTCAACAACATTCGCTGCGCCGACGACCTGTTCCCGATTGATCACTGGACTGCAATCGAACGAACGCACTACATGGGCTCGACCAAGGTGTTCGTTCTCGTCGATCGTCCGTTCTGGAAGGACAAGGATCCCGAGACCGGTCGCGATTCGGTGTCGATGACACTGACCGACCGCATGAGTCGCGGCACATACCTCCTTGATCAGGGGGAAGGGAAACCAGGCGTGATCTGTCTGTCGTACACGTGGTCGGACGATTCGTTGAAGTTGTTGGCGCTGAACGCTACCGAGCGCATGGAGATCATGTTGCGCTCATTGGAAGAGATCTATCCCGGTGTCGATTTCCGTAGCCACATCATCTCCAGTCCGGTTACGCTGTCCTGGGAAACCGAACGTGACTTCATGGGTGCTTTCAAGGCGAATCTGCCCGGGCATTACCGGTACCAGGAACGGCTGTTTTCGCACTTCGTGCAAAGTGACCTCGAACCGCGTCATCGCGGAATCTTCCTCGCGGGCGACGACATCTCCTGGACGGCGGGTTGGGCGGAAGGTGCGATCCAGACAGCGATCAACGCCGTCTGGGGCGTCGTCCACCATCTCGGCGGTTCTACACCGTCCGAGAATCCAGGCCCGGGGGACGTCTTTGCGGATCTGGCGCCGATCCGGCTGGGGGACTGA